Proteins encoded within one genomic window of Burkholderiaceae bacterium:
- a CDS encoding Multidrug efflux system MdtABC-TolC, membrane fusion component MdtA — protein sequence MTNLFSPRRRPLLVALAFLVLLSAAVLGASEKARSAKPTLTAPPPVQATTTRVQQQDVPIVRTGVGTVTPLATVTVHSRVDGQLERVGFTEGQDVKAGQLIAQVDPRALKAQLEQAQAQKAKDAALLGNARLDLKRYATLFTQDAATRQQLDTQKALVAQLEAAIQVDQAQIDAAQVQLGYTTIVAPISGRVGARLVDPGNIVHAADPGGLVVINQLDPIAVVFTLPEDSFQAVNRALHASREPLTVLVYERNSKDILARGKLVLLNNQIDTASGTVKLKAKFDNPGHVLWPGQYIDARLVLGIRHGALTIPAAAVQRGQDGTYVYTVGADDTAQIAAIDVAQTQDGIAVIDKGLAAGQRVVVDGQYKLKPGLKVVETADNASGAGAGK from the coding sequence ATGACGAATCTGTTTTCCCCGCGCCGCAGACCGCTGCTGGTCGCGCTGGCGTTCCTGGTGCTGCTGTCCGCCGCCGTGCTCGGTGCGAGCGAGAAGGCGCGCTCGGCCAAGCCGACATTGACCGCCCCGCCACCAGTGCAGGCGACGACGACCCGGGTACAGCAGCAGGATGTGCCTATCGTGCGCACCGGCGTCGGCACCGTCACGCCGCTGGCCACGGTGACCGTGCACAGCCGCGTCGACGGCCAGCTCGAGCGCGTCGGCTTCACAGAAGGGCAGGACGTGAAGGCCGGCCAATTGATCGCGCAAGTCGACCCACGCGCGCTGAAGGCCCAGCTCGAGCAGGCGCAGGCGCAGAAGGCGAAGGATGCGGCGCTGCTCGGCAACGCCCGGCTGGATCTGAAGCGCTACGCGACGCTGTTCACGCAGGACGCGGCGACGCGGCAGCAGCTCGACACGCAGAAGGCGCTGGTGGCGCAGCTGGAGGCCGCGATCCAGGTCGACCAGGCACAGATCGACGCGGCGCAGGTGCAGCTTGGCTACACGACCATCGTCGCGCCGATCAGCGGCCGCGTCGGCGCGCGCCTGGTGGACCCGGGCAACATCGTGCACGCCGCCGACCCGGGCGGGCTGGTCGTGATCAACCAGCTCGACCCGATCGCAGTCGTATTCACGCTGCCGGAAGACAGCTTCCAGGCGGTGAACCGCGCGCTGCACGCGAGCCGCGAGCCGCTCACCGTGCTGGTGTACGAGCGCAACAGCAAAGACATCCTGGCGCGCGGCAAGCTGGTGCTGCTGAACAACCAGATCGACACCGCCAGCGGCACGGTGAAACTGAAGGCGAAGTTCGACAATCCGGGCCACGTGCTGTGGCCGGGCCAGTACATCGACGCACGTCTCGTGCTGGGCATCCGCCACGGCGCACTGACGATTCCGGCGGCCGCCGTACAGCGCGGCCAGGACGGTACCTACGTCTATACGGTCGGCGCCGACGACACCGCGCAGATCGCGGCCATCGACGTCGCGCAGACCCAGGACGGGATCGCGGTCATCGACAAGGGCCTCGCCGCCGGCCAGCGCGTGGTGGTCGACGGCCAGTACAAGCTCAAGCCGGGCCTGAAGGTGGTGGAGACGGCGGACAACGCGAGCGGCGCCGGAGCCGGCAAGTGA
- a CDS encoding Outer membrane factor (OMF) lipoprotein associated wth MdtABC efflux system, which produces MIFFDPTPRLATVHASRPTCAAPVAWAAALAVTVGVALAGCTVGPDYRRPAAEVPATYKEAGPWKTAEPRPADCDTAWWEMFRDPELNRLVAEANAANENIAQAEAQYRQASALADAARAAFWPGVGASAGVTRSLTNTNGIKEGTYPSVALGASWAPDLWGGVRRSVEAGEAGAAASADQLAGARLGVQALLAQDYLQLRVTDLLIRLYADTTEAYQRALKLTRSQYAAGVALPSDVALAESQLKTAQAQGVDLQVQRSQLEHAIAVLIGKPPAALTLPAEPTSVQQLGARLPVIPVGVPSDLLERRPDIAAAERLAAQANANIGVAKAAYFPSLTLAASAGYSSASFPALFDTPSRVWSLGAVLAETLFDGGLRSARNAQAVAAYDAAVAQYKQTVLNSFQQVEDNLALLRVLQQEVALQDQAVQAARRAEQMALAQYRGGTATYLAVVTAQQLSLTNQRTAVQLRGRQLLASVALITATGGGWSAAAPLATSKTSAVKAVPSS; this is translated from the coding sequence ATGATCTTTTTCGACCCGACGCCACGCCTTGCCACGGTCCACGCGAGCCGGCCGACCTGCGCCGCGCCGGTGGCCTGGGCGGCCGCGCTAGCTGTCACTGTGGGGGTCGCGCTGGCCGGCTGCACGGTCGGTCCGGACTACCGGCGCCCGGCGGCCGAGGTGCCGGCTACGTACAAGGAGGCGGGCCCGTGGAAGACGGCCGAGCCGCGGCCGGCGGACTGTGACACGGCCTGGTGGGAGATGTTCCGCGACCCGGAACTGAACCGGTTGGTCGCCGAGGCGAACGCTGCAAACGAGAACATCGCGCAGGCCGAAGCCCAGTACCGCCAGGCAAGCGCGCTGGCCGACGCGGCGCGCGCGGCGTTCTGGCCCGGCGTCGGCGCCAGCGCCGGCGTCACCCGTTCGTTGACGAACACGAACGGCATCAAGGAAGGCACGTACCCGTCGGTGGCGCTCGGCGCAAGCTGGGCGCCGGACCTGTGGGGCGGCGTGCGCCGCTCGGTCGAAGCGGGCGAGGCCGGCGCGGCGGCCAGCGCCGATCAGCTCGCCGGTGCGCGGCTCGGCGTGCAGGCGCTGCTGGCGCAGGACTATCTGCAGCTTCGCGTCACCGACCTGCTGATCCGGCTCTACGCCGACACCACCGAGGCGTACCAGCGCGCGTTGAAGCTCACGCGGAGCCAGTACGCGGCCGGCGTCGCGCTGCCGTCCGACGTGGCGCTGGCCGAGAGCCAGTTGAAGACCGCCCAGGCGCAGGGGGTCGATCTGCAGGTGCAGCGCAGCCAGCTCGAGCATGCAATCGCGGTGCTGATCGGCAAGCCGCCGGCGGCGCTCACGCTGCCGGCCGAACCGACCAGCGTGCAGCAGCTGGGCGCGCGGCTGCCGGTGATCCCGGTCGGCGTGCCGTCCGATCTGCTCGAGCGCCGCCCCGACATTGCCGCCGCCGAGCGTCTCGCCGCGCAAGCCAACGCGAACATCGGCGTCGCGAAGGCGGCTTATTTCCCGTCGCTGACGCTGGCCGCGAGCGCCGGCTACAGCAGCGCGAGCTTTCCCGCCCTGTTCGACACCCCGAGCCGGGTCTGGTCGCTCGGCGCGGTGCTCGCCGAAACGCTGTTCGACGGCGGGCTGCGCAGCGCGCGCAACGCTCAGGCAGTCGCCGCCTACGACGCCGCGGTCGCCCAGTACAAGCAGACCGTGCTGAATAGCTTCCAGCAGGTCGAGGACAACCTGGCGCTGCTGCGTGTGCTGCAGCAGGAGGTCGCGCTGCAGGATCAGGCGGTTCAGGCTGCGCGCCGCGCCGAGCAGATGGCGCTTGCGCAGTACCGCGGCGGCACCGCGACCTACCTCGCCGTGGTAACGGCGCAGCAGCTGTCGCTGACAAACCAGCGCACCGCGGTGCAGTTGCGCGGGCGCCAGTTGCTTGCCAGCGTCGCGCTGATCACCGCGACCGGCGGCGGCTGGAGCGCCGCGGCGCCGCTCGCGACATCGAAGACTTCCGCCGTGAAGGCGGTTCCATCGTCATGA
- a CDS encoding Cobalt-containing nitrile hydratase subunit alpha: MPELPPDDHDHDHDHDHSTLGEMDRRVRALETVLAQKGYIDPAALDELIDSYQTRIGPRNGARVVARAWTDPAYRRWLLADATAAIASLGYTGRQGEHMVVVENTPRRHNMVVCTLCSCYPWPVLGLPPVWYKSAPYRSRAVRDPRGVLAEFGVALPEDTEIRVWDSTAEVRYLVLPMRPAGSDGLDEMALAELVTRDSMIGTGQPTTPGAGSA, encoded by the coding sequence ATGCCGGAGCTTCCTCCCGACGACCATGACCACGACCACGACCACGACCACAGCACGCTGGGCGAGATGGACCGGCGCGTGCGCGCGCTCGAGACCGTGCTCGCGCAAAAGGGCTACATCGATCCGGCCGCGCTCGACGAACTGATCGACAGCTACCAGACCCGCATCGGTCCGCGCAACGGCGCGCGCGTCGTTGCCCGCGCCTGGACCGACCCGGCGTATCGCCGCTGGCTGCTCGCCGACGCGACCGCCGCGATCGCGTCGCTCGGCTACACCGGGCGCCAGGGCGAGCACATGGTGGTGGTCGAGAACACGCCGCGCCGGCACAACATGGTGGTCTGCACGCTGTGCAGTTGCTACCCCTGGCCGGTGCTCGGCTTGCCGCCGGTCTGGTACAAGAGCGCGCCATACCGTTCGCGTGCGGTGCGCGACCCGCGCGGCGTGCTCGCCGAGTTCGGCGTCGCGCTGCCGGAGGACACCGAGATCCGGGTCTGGGATTCGACCGCCGAGGTCCGCTATCTGGTGCTGCCGATGCGCCCGGCCGGCAGCGACGGGCTCGACGAGATGGCCTTGGCCGAACTCGTCACGCGCGATTCGATGATAGGCACCGGCCAGCCCACAACCCCAGGCGCGGGGAGCGCGTGA
- a CDS encoding Cobalt-containing nitrile hydratase subunit beta produces the protein MGNAGYTTHADLGGLEGFGAVTLEPESEPFHAAWEARALAVTLAMGATGSWNIDQSRAARETLPDYRSLSYYQIWIAALERLLAERGLASAEELAAGRSLTSGKPAKPVARVLAASQVVEVLARGTSVARVPTTQARFVVGQRVRTRAEAPPHHTRLPGYLRGRYGRVERVHGVHVFADSHAQGQGEDPQWLYTVAFDEEALWPNRPPHERQHLSVAIDAWEPYLEPMEPVDG, from the coding sequence ATGGGCAACGCTGGCTACACCACCCATGCCGACCTCGGCGGCCTCGAAGGCTTCGGAGCCGTGACGCTGGAACCCGAGAGCGAGCCGTTCCACGCGGCCTGGGAGGCGCGCGCGCTGGCGGTGACGCTGGCGATGGGCGCGACCGGCAGCTGGAATATCGATCAGAGCCGCGCCGCGCGCGAAACCCTGCCCGACTACCGCAGCTTGAGCTATTACCAAATCTGGATTGCCGCGCTGGAGAGGCTGCTTGCCGAGCGCGGTCTGGCGAGCGCCGAGGAGCTGGCCGCGGGCCGCTCGCTGACGTCGGGGAAGCCGGCGAAGCCGGTGGCCCGGGTGCTGGCCGCGTCGCAGGTCGTCGAGGTGCTGGCGCGCGGCACGTCGGTGGCCAGGGTGCCGACCACGCAGGCACGCTTCGTCGTCGGGCAGCGGGTGCGCACGCGTGCCGAGGCGCCGCCGCATCACACGCGGCTGCCCGGCTACCTGCGCGGCCGATACGGCCGCGTCGAGCGGGTGCACGGCGTGCACGTGTTCGCCGACAGCCACGCGCAAGGGCAGGGCGAGGATCCGCAGTGGCTGTACACGGTGGCGTTCGACGAGGAGGCGTTGTGGCCGAACCGGCCGCCGCACGAGCGTCAGCACCTGTCGGTCGCTATCGATGCGTGGGAGCCTTATCTCGAGCCGATGGAGCCGGTCGATGGCTGA
- a CDS encoding putative metal chaperone, involved in Fe-nitrile hydratase activation, GTPase of COG0523 family, with translation MAEPARDSADPESLPGLPQGADGPVFTAPWQAQAFALTLALHRQGLFGWAEWATVLAAQIRAAQAAGDPDLGDTYYVHWLAALETLVAAKGASSAAELGRYAEAWGRAAERTPHGAPIALTDGDFAADRE, from the coding sequence ATGGCTGAGCCAGCGCGGGACAGCGCTGATCCTGAATCGCTGCCAGGCCTGCCGCAGGGGGCGGACGGCCCGGTGTTCACCGCGCCCTGGCAGGCGCAGGCGTTCGCGCTGACGCTGGCGCTGCACCGGCAGGGCCTGTTCGGCTGGGCCGAGTGGGCCACGGTGCTGGCGGCGCAGATCCGCGCGGCACAGGCGGCCGGCGATCCGGACCTCGGCGACACCTACTACGTGCATTGGTTGGCCGCGCTGGAAACCCTGGTCGCCGCGAAGGGTGCGAGCTCGGCGGCCGAGCTGGGCCGGTATGCCGAGGCTTGGGGCCGCGCGGCCGAGCGCACGCCGCACGGTGCGCCGATCGCGCTCACCGATGGCGACTTCGCTGCGGACCGGGAGTGA
- a CDS encoding enoyl-CoA hydratase, translating into MNDAVRVERFDQVTLVTLDREAARNAVDAGTARALYDAFLAFEQDAQARVAVFHGAHGHFCAGWDLRAGARQAGEASGALAAKQMAEALAFDANDPAPLGAMGPSRLLLAKPVIAAVSGAAVAGGMELALWCDLRVMEQDAYFGVYCRRFGVPLIDGGTVRLPRLIGMGHAMDLILTGRRVDADEALRIGLCNRVVPHGTARDAALALARQLAAFPQGALRADRLSAHAQWGLPLASALQQEWERGRHCIA; encoded by the coding sequence ATGAACGACGCGGTGCGGGTGGAACGATTCGATCAGGTCACGCTGGTGACGCTGGACCGCGAAGCGGCGCGCAACGCGGTCGACGCTGGAACCGCGCGGGCGCTGTACGACGCGTTCCTCGCGTTCGAGCAGGACGCTCAAGCGCGCGTCGCGGTGTTTCATGGCGCGCACGGCCATTTCTGCGCCGGCTGGGATCTGCGCGCCGGCGCGCGGCAAGCGGGCGAAGCGTCGGGCGCGCTGGCTGCGAAGCAGATGGCCGAGGCGCTGGCGTTCGATGCGAACGACCCTGCTCCGCTCGGAGCGATGGGACCGAGCCGGCTGCTGCTGGCCAAGCCGGTCATTGCGGCGGTCAGCGGCGCGGCGGTCGCCGGCGGCATGGAGCTCGCGCTGTGGTGCGATCTGCGCGTGATGGAGCAGGACGCGTATTTCGGCGTCTACTGCCGGCGCTTCGGCGTGCCGCTGATCGACGGCGGCACGGTGCGGCTGCCGCGCCTGATCGGCATGGGGCATGCGATGGACCTGATCCTGACCGGCCGCCGGGTCGACGCCGACGAAGCGCTGCGCATCGGCCTGTGCAACCGCGTGGTGCCGCACGGGACCGCGCGCGATGCGGCGCTTGCGCTGGCCCGGCAGCTGGCCGCATTTCCGCAGGGCGCGCTGCGCGCAGACCGCCTCAGCGCCCACGCGCAGTGGGGGCTGCCGCTGGCGTCCGCGCTGCAGCAGGAGTGGGAGCGCGGCCGGCACTGCATCGCCTAA
- a CDS encoding Acyl-CoA hydrolase: MSAESSMAERPHVDLPTDKELVLKVIPMPADSNANGDIFGGWVMAQTDLAGSVLPARFARGRMATVAVNEFVFKQPVRIGDILSFYSGVTRVGRSSVTVSVEVYAERVRDQGRYVKVTEAMLTYVAIDERGKPRPLPEPNAL; the protein is encoded by the coding sequence ATGTCCGCCGAATCAAGCATGGCCGAGCGGCCGCACGTCGATCTTCCGACCGACAAGGAACTGGTGCTGAAGGTGATCCCGATGCCGGCCGACAGCAACGCGAACGGCGACATCTTCGGCGGCTGGGTGATGGCGCAGACCGATCTGGCCGGCTCGGTGCTGCCGGCCCGCTTCGCGCGCGGCCGCATGGCGACCGTCGCGGTCAACGAGTTCGTATTCAAGCAGCCGGTGCGCATCGGCGACATCCTGTCGTTCTATTCGGGCGTGACCCGGGTCGGCCGCAGCTCGGTGACGGTGAGCGTCGAGGTCTATGCGGAGCGGGTGCGCGACCAGGGGCGCTACGTCAAGGTGACCGAGGCGATGCTGACCTACGTCGCGATCGACGAGCGCGGCAAGCCGAGGCCGCTGCCCGAGCCGAATGCTTTGTAG
- a CDS encoding efflux ABC transporter+ permease/ATP-binding protein: MRRYSEFIPPAPAGVPAGGAAAPRSDWVTLARLLPYLWHYKWRALAALTFMVGAKLANIGVPLLLKRLIDAMNLKPGDVQAVLVVPVALLLAYGLLRLSTSLFTELRELVFVNATEGAARRIALEVFRHLHALSLRFHLERQTGGMSRDIERGVRGVHSLISYSLYSIFPTLIEVTLVLVLLAVKFDVWYAVITIVALAFYIVYTVTVTEWRTQFRREMNELDSLANSRAIDSLLNYETVKYFNNEAFEARRYDENLQRYRRAALKSQRTLSLLNSGQQLIIAVGLVMMMWRATAGVADGRLTLGDLVMVNAFMIQLYIPLGFLGVLYREIKQSLTDLDRMFRLMDREREVADPPGAPALRLAAAAPEVRFDDVSFAYEPGRTILHHVSFTVPAGKTVAVVGPSGAGKSTLSRLLYRFYDVGIPGDPTGPDGAGGRITIAGQDIRAVTQASVRQAIGIVPQDTVLFNDTVEYNIAYGRPGAGRAEVESAARAAHIHAFIASTPKGYDTLVGERGLKLSGGEKQRVAIARTLLKNPPVLIFDEATSALDSANERAIQAELQSVARDRTTLVIAHRLSTVVDAHEILVLEAGRIIERGTHAELLAQGGAYARMWALQQSAETA, from the coding sequence ATGCGCCGCTACAGCGAATTCATCCCGCCCGCGCCGGCCGGCGTTCCCGCCGGCGGAGCGGCCGCGCCGCGCTCGGACTGGGTCACGCTCGCGCGGCTGCTGCCGTACCTGTGGCACTACAAGTGGCGCGCGCTCGCCGCGCTCACGTTCATGGTCGGCGCCAAGCTCGCGAACATCGGCGTGCCGCTGTTGCTCAAGCGCCTGATCGACGCGATGAACCTCAAGCCCGGCGACGTGCAGGCGGTGCTGGTGGTGCCGGTCGCGCTGCTGCTGGCGTACGGGCTGCTGCGGCTGTCGACGTCGCTGTTCACCGAGCTGCGCGAGCTGGTGTTCGTGAACGCGACCGAGGGCGCGGCGCGCAGGATCGCGCTCGAGGTGTTCCGCCACCTGCACGCCTTGAGCCTGCGCTTTCACCTGGAGCGCCAGACCGGCGGCATGTCGCGCGACATCGAGCGCGGCGTGCGCGGCGTGCATTCGCTGATCTCGTACTCGCTCTACAGCATCTTCCCGACGCTGATCGAGGTCACGCTGGTGCTGGTGTTGCTCGCGGTCAAGTTCGATGTCTGGTACGCGGTGATCACCATCGTCGCGCTTGCGTTCTACATCGTCTACACGGTCACGGTGACCGAATGGCGCACCCAGTTCCGGCGCGAGATGAACGAACTCGACTCGCTGGCGAACAGCCGCGCGATCGATTCGCTGCTGAACTACGAGACGGTCAAGTACTTCAACAACGAAGCCTTCGAGGCACGCCGCTACGACGAGAACCTGCAGCGCTACCGGCGCGCCGCGCTGAAGAGCCAGCGCACGCTGAGCCTGCTCAACAGCGGCCAGCAGCTGATCATCGCGGTCGGTCTGGTCATGATGATGTGGCGCGCGACCGCCGGCGTGGCCGACGGGCGCCTGACGCTGGGCGACCTGGTGATGGTCAACGCGTTCATGATCCAGCTCTACATTCCGCTCGGCTTTCTCGGCGTGCTGTACCGCGAGATCAAGCAGAGCCTGACCGACCTGGACCGCATGTTCCGGCTGATGGACCGGGAGCGCGAGGTGGCCGACCCGCCCGGCGCGCCGGCGCTGCGCCTGGCTGCCGCCGCGCCCGAGGTGCGGTTCGACGATGTGAGCTTTGCGTACGAGCCAGGGCGCACCATCCTGCACCATGTCAGCTTCACCGTTCCCGCGGGCAAGACCGTGGCGGTGGTCGGCCCGTCGGGGGCCGGTAAGTCGACGCTGTCGCGCCTGCTGTACCGCTTCTACGACGTGGGCATTCCGGGTGACCCGACTGGTCCGGACGGGGCCGGGGGCCGGATCACGATCGCCGGCCAGGACATTCGCGCGGTCACGCAGGCCAGCGTACGCCAGGCCATCGGCATCGTGCCGCAGGACACGGTGCTGTTCAACGACACGGTCGAATACAACATCGCCTACGGCCGCCCAGGCGCCGGCAGGGCCGAGGTGGAATCGGCCGCGCGCGCGGCGCATATTCACGCGTTCATCGCCAGCACGCCGAAGGGCTACGACACGCTGGTCGGCGAGCGCGGCCTGAAACTCTCCGGCGGCGAGAAGCAGCGGGTCGCGATCGCGCGCACGCTGCTGAAGAACCCGCCGGTGCTGATCTTCGACGAGGCGACTTCGGCGCTCGATTCGGCGAACGAGCGCGCGATCCAGGCCGAGTTGCAAAGCGTCGCGCGCGACCGCACCACGCTGGTGATCGCGCACCGGCTGTCCACCGTGGTCGATGCGCACGAGATCCTGGTGCTGGAGGCCGGGCGCATCATCGAGCGCGGCACCCATGCCGAACTGCTGGCGCAGGGGGGTGCCTACGCGCGCATGTGGGCGCTGCAGCAAAGCGCCGAGACGGCTTGA
- a CDS encoding glutamate/aspartate ABC transporter+ substrate-binding protein GltI, which produces MKKYLLVLALAAAALTAAGGASAQSSATLDKIKSAGKISIGTRDSSAPLAYTLGEGKYVGYHVDVCLKIADAIRAALKLPNLPVEYTVVTSANRVPLVENHTVDMECGSTTNNEARAKKVDFAPTTYITNVRMAVNAKSGITSIAQLGGKTVVTTTGTTSVQLLRKNQKASGVDFKELYGKDHADSFLLLESGRADAFVMDDNILAGLIVNSKNPKEWKIVGESISEEPIAIMIPKNDPVYKKLVDDTVIGLMKSGELAKIYNKWFMSPIPPRNVSVDMPMSDALKEAIAHPNDKPAEAYKKS; this is translated from the coding sequence ATGAAGAAATATCTGCTGGTGCTGGCGCTGGCGGCTGCCGCGCTCACTGCGGCTGGAGGCGCGTCGGCGCAATCGTCGGCGACGCTGGACAAGATCAAGAGCGCCGGCAAGATCTCGATCGGCACGCGCGACTCGTCGGCGCCGCTGGCCTACACGCTAGGCGAAGGCAAGTACGTGGGGTACCACGTCGATGTCTGCCTGAAGATCGCCGACGCGATCCGCGCCGCGCTGAAGCTGCCGAATCTGCCGGTCGAATACACCGTGGTGACCTCGGCGAACCGGGTGCCGCTGGTCGAGAATCACACGGTCGACATGGAGTGCGGCTCGACCACGAACAACGAGGCGCGGGCCAAGAAGGTCGATTTCGCGCCGACCACCTACATCACCAACGTGCGCATGGCGGTGAACGCGAAGTCCGGTATCACGTCGATCGCGCAATTGGGCGGCAAGACCGTGGTCACGACGACGGGCACCACCTCGGTGCAACTGCTGCGCAAGAACCAGAAGGCGAGCGGCGTCGACTTCAAGGAGTTGTACGGCAAGGACCACGCCGACTCGTTCCTGCTGCTCGAGTCGGGCCGCGCCGATGCGTTCGTGATGGACGACAACATCCTGGCGGGCCTCATTGTCAACTCGAAGAACCCGAAAGAGTGGAAGATCGTCGGCGAATCGATCTCCGAGGAGCCGATCGCGATCATGATTCCGAAGAACGACCCGGTCTACAAGAAGCTGGTCGACGACACGGTGATCGGGCTGATGAAGAGCGGCGAACTGGCGAAGATCTACAACAAGTGGTTCATGTCGCCGATTCCTCCGCGCAACGTGTCGGTCGACATGCCGATGTCGGACGCGCTGAAGGAAGCGATCGCGCATCCGAACGACAAACCGGCCGAAGCCTACAAGAAGAGTTGA
- a CDS encoding glutamate/aspartate ABC transporter+ permease protein GltJ, which translates to MPYEAKQEASVGNWDWQIFLQDTGGDQTYLNWLLSAWGWTVSVSLLGLVVALVLGSIVGVLRTLPDSRGWSRFGNAWVELFRNIPLLVQIFLWYHVVPALIRPMRDVPPFILVVLALGFFTSARIAEQLRAGLQALPKGQRYAGMALGFTTPQYYRYVLLPMAYRIILPPLTSESMNIVKNSAVAFAVSIAELTQYAMQASEETAQPIEIYLAVTVLYVITALVINRVMVYIENKTRVPGFIAAAGGGH; encoded by the coding sequence ATGCCGTATGAAGCCAAGCAGGAGGCGAGTGTGGGGAACTGGGACTGGCAGATCTTCCTGCAGGACACCGGCGGGGATCAGACCTACCTGAACTGGCTGCTGTCGGCCTGGGGCTGGACCGTTTCGGTCTCGCTGCTCGGCCTGGTGGTCGCGCTGGTGCTGGGCTCTATCGTCGGCGTGCTGCGCACACTTCCGGACAGCCGCGGCTGGAGCCGGTTCGGCAACGCCTGGGTCGAGCTGTTCCGCAACATCCCGCTGCTGGTGCAGATATTCCTCTGGTATCACGTGGTGCCGGCGCTGATCCGCCCGATGCGCGACGTACCGCCGTTCATCCTGGTCGTGCTCGCGCTCGGCTTCTTCACCTCGGCGCGGATCGCCGAGCAGCTTCGCGCCGGCCTCCAGGCGCTCCCGAAGGGCCAGCGCTACGCCGGCATGGCGCTCGGCTTCACGACGCCGCAGTATTACCGCTACGTGCTGCTGCCGATGGCGTACCGCATCATCCTGCCGCCGCTGACCAGCGAGTCGATGAACATCGTGAAGAATTCGGCGGTCGCGTTCGCGGTGTCGATCGCCGAACTGACGCAGTACGCGATGCAGGCGAGCGAGGAGACCGCGCAGCCGATCGAAATCTACCTCGCGGTGACGGTGTTGTATGTGATCACCGCGCTCGTCATCAACCGCGTGATGGTCTATATCGAGAACAAGACCCGGGTGCCCGGCTTCATCGCGGCCGCCGGTGGAGGCCACTGA
- a CDS encoding Glutamate/aspartate ABC transporter, permease protein GltK, protein MSLDLSFYTWNVISAYVLKGFYFSVFLTAVSTLGGVFFGTLLALMRLSGSKWLDLPAAFYVNTMRSVPLVMVILWFFLLVPFIIGRPIGAEVSAVVTFIAFEAAYFSEIMRAGIQSIPRGQVFAGQALGMSYRQNMSLVVLPQAFRNMLPVLLTQTIVLFQDTSLVYAIGAYDLLKGLETAGKNYGRPIESYLLAAIVYFIISYTLSTIVKRVHRKIAIIR, encoded by the coding sequence ATGAGCCTCGACCTTTCTTTCTACACCTGGAACGTCATTTCGGCCTATGTGCTGAAGGGCTTCTACTTCAGCGTGTTCCTGACCGCGGTCTCGACGCTGGGCGGCGTGTTTTTCGGCACGCTGCTCGCGCTGATGCGGTTGTCCGGGAGCAAGTGGCTGGACCTGCCGGCCGCGTTCTACGTGAACACGATGCGCAGCGTCCCGCTGGTGATGGTGATCCTGTGGTTCTTCCTGCTGGTGCCGTTCATCATCGGCCGGCCGATCGGTGCCGAGGTGTCGGCGGTTGTCACGTTCATCGCGTTCGAGGCGGCGTACTTCAGCGAAATCATGCGCGCCGGCATCCAGTCGATCCCGCGCGGCCAGGTGTTCGCCGGCCAGGCGCTGGGCATGAGCTACCGCCAGAACATGTCGCTCGTGGTGCTGCCGCAGGCGTTCCGCAACATGCTGCCGGTGCTGCTGACGCAGACCATCGTGCTGTTCCAGGACACCTCGCTGGTTTACGCGATCGGCGCGTACGACCTGCTGAAGGGCTTGGAGACCGCCGGCAAGAATTACGGACGACCGATCGAGTCGTATCTGCTGGCCGCGATCGTCTACTTCATCATTTCCTATACGCTGTCAACCATCGTCAAGCGCGTGCACAGGAAGATCGCCATCATCAGATGA